One Festucalex cinctus isolate MCC-2025b chromosome 3, RoL_Fcin_1.0, whole genome shotgun sequence DNA window includes the following coding sequences:
- the gatd1 gene encoding glutamine amidotransferase-like class 1 domain-containing protein 1 translates to MSAKPTCLIVLSASPQGVSAKSFQQCFNLCSSAFNLQTATPAGKPIDFVGVDDSTSRWVQDFNMKPYATPAKLESIDGARYQSLLIPDCPGVPSDLAHSGSLHRILTHFISQQKPVCAVGQGVSALCCATEGNRWIFNGYSLTGPSVFELVRRPDFANLPLIVEDFVKDSGGSYTASQEDAVHVVADRHLITGQNMQSTWLAVNNLILLSSAK, encoded by the exons aTGTCTGCGAAGCCGACTTGCTTGATTGTTTTGAGCGCCTCTCCTCAAG GAGTGTCAGCAAAGTCTTTCCAGCAGTGCTTCAATCTTTGCTCCTCTGCGTTTAACCTCCAGACAGCCACGCCGGCG GGGAAGCCAATAGATTTTGTTGGTGTGGATGACAGCACATCAAGATGGGTGCAGGACTTCAACATGAAACCTTATGCAACTCCTGCCAAACTCGAATCCATCGATG gTGCTCGCTACCAGTCTCTGCTCATTCCCGACTGTCCGGGAGTGCCCAGCGACCTGGCACACAGTGGCTCACTGCACCGTATTCTCACACACTTCATCTCTCAGCAGA AGCCCGTGTGTGCAGTCGGACAGGGCGTGTCAGCGCTGTGTTGCGCCACGGAGGGAAACAGGTGGATCTTCAACGGGTATAGTTTGACTGGG CCGTCAGTGTTTGAACTGGTGCGAAGGCCGGACTTTGCCAACCTGCCTTTAATCGTGGAAGACTTTGTGAAGGACAGCGGTGGCTCATACACAG CGAGCCAAGAAGACGCTGTGCACGTCGTCGCCGACAGACACCTGATAACCGGACAGAACATGCAGTCCACCTGGCTTGCTGTCAACAATTTAATTCTGCTCTCTAGTGCCAAGTAA